From the genome of Gymnogyps californianus isolate 813 chromosome 4, ASM1813914v2, whole genome shotgun sequence:
AGCCCATGCTCTAGTGCATACTTTTTTGGCTTAACAGCACAGACAACATTTAGTCAACATTTATGACCAGAATGCTTTAAAGCTCCCCTATCCTCACTATATGTGCTTAATCCTTTGTAGTACCATGAATTTGGAAGGCTGTAACTTTAATCCTACCCTAGAGAACATACtgtacatttttcctcctttcctgtgGCCACTGGACTTAATGGTAATGATTCATGGACATAGAGCCACTAACAGTTTCACAGAACTGGCATCCATGCTGTAAATTATCTTTTTGTAGGACCACAGTGATATTAAGACAGTAATTCCCTGAGCCTACCTAGGAAATCATTCTCATTCTCAAAGTATAGgtttccttcttgttcttcCCTTATCCTTTCTGAACTGTGAATAACCTTTTAGTAGTACCTATACATCTTTTCATCTATATGATATATGGTCACATCCTCTCAGATATATAGTTATTTAGTCTCATTACAGTGTTTCCAGGGTGGTTGTATTGTCTTCTGTGGATCtcaatgttttgtttcaagatTCCAGGCTATGCGCTTATGATAGTTGAAACATTATCAAGGGCTGTCAAAGAAGTCATCTATAGCTATTTATAATCCATTATCACAGTAGCAAATCTTAAACTTAGCAACTGTGGAAAGAGTAAACTCTTTTCATATGGTCTTGATTCCACTTTAAATTATATTGGTAGAAATCGGGAAATTGACTGAATTGACTGGAATTATGATGTGTGAAATCAAGGactttcatattaaaataaaacccattaTAGCAGTTCATACAACTAAGCATCTTTCTGGGTTAAATGGATAGATTGAAGTGGCAGGAACATAGAAGTAAGAATGACAGACCAATAAGGGATTCCTATTCTCTTCAGTAAAATCTAGTAAAACTAGATTTGAATATCCATAAACCTCCATCATCAAAAATGCCTTTGGATatacaacattaaaaatgcCATTGTGAACATGCTGATAAAACAGGTATGGTATTAGTGAAGCTACTCAAGACAAAAGATGTCAGAAAGATAATTCCTTTCCTACGGGATGAAAATAATGAGATCATAAATATATCTTAGACGTAGCCAGCGCTTTAAAAGCGAGGAGCATAAATTGTACTCGCAGGAGAGTTCAGACAGACAAGGAGCTATTCACTCTTTTCTAGGTAAAATTGAAATGCCATGAGTTACTGAGTTCTAGAGAGAAATTATTGAGTCTCCTCTTACTCCTGAAGAACTAACAAGACAAACAGTGAAGTACCCAGGCCTAGCcaaatttaaaaccattttttcatttgctggcTTTGTAGTTGTTCTTGTTTCGGAGGGACATTGGTTTGCCATTCAGAACTATTATTCTATATGTTCAAGttaatctttttaaagatagaGCTCCCTTTGTGAAACCAGAACTCATGGAATTTATTAAAGCATATGACTCTTTGAGCAATATCAGTAACACTCAGAGCTACAGCTGCTAATTTCCCCTCACACAGAGATTTGTTACCAAATCATAATTTCTGGAACCAAAACTTTGAGTTTAGCTATGCCATTTAAATTATCTGTGCTAAACATACTACACTCTCAGAAGACCACATTTTAATTCCTATCTGAAACTAGAAAATTGTACTTTGTGGGAATTTTTCCCTAGAAATAGGCTGCAAAGTGCCAGCAGAGCCATTCTCTGAGTCCTGCTACAGCCATCCATTCCACCCTTTGGTAGCAGATTTTATCCCAAGTCATAAACGCATAGAGCATACATACACATGTGTACATGTCTCTATACttttcatacacacacaaagaacTCAGCTGCCAAACCTCAAATGTGGCACACAACATgaccaaaaattaaaaggacgtaaaaaaaccaaagtaattAATGCAACACATTTGGAAGACTGGGAGAAGCATTCCCACATGATATACGTAAGTCTTCTTATAGTATTAttgtcagaattatttttttatgatataaaaatgtttccataacATAAGCCAGATCAAATTTGTGTAGGATCAAGGTAATTCTGAAACAAACCTGACGCACCCCTTGACAGGAAAGACTTAAAAGGTCTTTCTTGACCTCCTCATGCCTCAAGATTtgttagatttttattttacttctataTTACTTACCAGGAAAAGGATGAATTTTAGCAGCAGATACGGTTCTTCTTGCATGTCTGCAACCCTTTCTTCTTAGAATAGTAGAAACTGATGTTGCTACTCTGTGTTTACAatctgttttaaacaaaatgtgttATCCTCAGCTATAGAATTACATACAGCACTGATTAGAAGGAAAGCTGGTAAACCCTTATTCTTAAACTGTTGAACACATTCCATGAAAAAACAGGAAGGTTTTGAAATAAGGTGAAGAGGAAAACCAAGGGCCAgatgttttatattttcctgaatGAAATCTTCTGGAAAATCCATTCAGGTTTGCCCCTTTCAAAttattccttcccttttctatCCTGTGTACATTGAACAAATTTTGGAAGGTTATCAAAAAAGTACATGTTCCAATACAGGTTCGGACTCACACTGCTGACAGTGGAATAGCAAGGATGGAGTGTACTGGCATCCTAGGAAGCTGACAGATTCTTTGCAAGTCTGGGGTGTTCATCTTTGGAAGCACAGTTTGAGAGCAAGCTCTACACCactcagagagagaaagatagAGCTGGGTTGAACACCTCTGACTGTTCCTCAGCACCCAGTTCATAAACTCCTCGGTCTTTCCAtccttctgctgctctcttAATACTGTGCTCTTGGTGGGGTTATTGCAGGTGATTGTGCAGCTGTTATGGTTAGCCCTGTTCTACAATGACAGCAGTTCAGGGCTCAGCCACCTTCTGATGACACGCTCACTCCAATTCTACATAACAGaattgatttttatctttttcttttgagaacactagaaaacttcagctttaaGAAAGTCATTAAGTTAGCACTATTGAGgtcatgattttttttgaatAGCCAGTGGACATCTAATGTGCTGAAGGCCTAAGCATGCACTGTAACAGTTAATGTCAAAGGAAGCTCTGGAAGTGGTTGTAAGACAAGAGTGGaagggaaaaggcaaaagaactAATTTCTAATTTAGCTCCTTTGTCATGGATCAGTTGTAACCTCCACCAAGTTtatttggatattttattttatgcactCATGGAAATAACTTAATTAAGGTTTCAGAGAGTCTCAGAGTCTGCCTAGCAGAATGTCTTGCAAGGTCTCAAGAGGAAATGAATAATTCCATATTCCTTAACAGCTTTCAGTGGTGCtcagaaattaagagaaaaaatactaacTGAATTATGACTGGAAAAATTCTTAGCAAGTGTTTTAGGCACATAGTAATATTCTGCTGTGTTCtttgggcaccactgaaaaaagcagTATGTAGACTTGCAATTAAAGGTAGCATCGTAACATATGCACATAAGGAATATAACCCTTAAATTGCACAACAACACCCTTTTATGGGCTTGTCTTCTTATCAGTAACATATTGATGTTGTTTATAATGTTATATATTATAAACTTAACTAATAAAACAACTATTCCTctattaacagaaaatgtattctaGAAGCAAATCAGTAATTAGAAGCCTCAAAAAGGcatcttttcctccctgcttgTGTCCATGACAATTCTGAAAAACCTGCATTTAATAGAAAACTGATGTTTAAGAATAAAGGCAGTAAATCATTAATCATCACTACTCATagttctgcattaaaaatggGATGTTATGACTCAAAGCATAGAAAATCATACTCATGACATTTATAGGTAGCTTTCACATTACAAATAAAAGTCCTTTAAATTAGAGGATTTAATAGCCCACTTATAAAGACCTAATTTACACTTTGTGGGATTTTTATAGAGATAAAATAGGTCTCAGAATTTGGTTCTAGCAATTAGTAAAAGGTCATGTATTTTAACCAAGATAATCTGGTAAGGAGTTTCTTTAATCATATGGGAGGGGGCACAGATTTGCCATTTTCAGCAACTATTTTgcttattcattaaaaatatatgtataaaatatttacgTTATGCAAAAAACTCACAGAAATATTTCGTGTGTGGGcactcttcttccttctgttcagtTATGATTAAAGCTAGATTCCTATTGCTCTTTCGTTACAAAACTCCCTGTGGATACAGTAAGGATGATCAGGGGAATGGATATGGCttatcatttttttattacCCCTGTGACCAAGGTCTCCATTCGGCAGCTCTGGACTACAAGGGGAAGGGCTATCTTATTCAATCTGCTTATATTGGTCATTGGCACTTCTGCTTCAGACCTTCAACAAGGTtaaactgtaattattttatctACTGGAATCAGTCTAAAACCAGAAGTTCATATCACTAAGGATCATAGGCCACCAAGCATCTGTCAAAAAACCCATATTTCATTCACCATCAACAAGCCTGGATTTGCATCCACAATTCAGAGGTGAGAGATGAGAGGTGATAGTATCAATCATCTGAGTATTTCAGTCCCTCTATAAGAAGCTTTTACCatattacaattaaaatattggAGTCTGAACCACATTAATAATCAACAGCTTTGTTATTGTAAattcatacatttttcattgcatAGAAATCTAAATTCATGCAGATTAACTTTTTGTTACTtacagttttgttcattttcttggaCTATTTTGTAGATGACGATTGAAATAGTAAACACAAAAACTACTGGAATCATAGTGAGCCAAATGATCTTCGTCATACACATTGGATCTGTCCATAAAATGTAGAAGAGATAAAATGAAGCAGGAAATCACTGGCAGACAAGAGCAGAACATTCGATCTCGGTAAGTTTTTGGACCATGCCTATCCCCAcagataaaaatttaaaacaaaagagaacaTTATGCCTTTTTGTTTCAGCCTTCTTTGTTGTTTGAAATTGTTTCCTATCTAGAATTTAGCTTCATTTTCACTTGTATCTATCTCCTCATGTCTGAAATAGTTATACGTAGCTAAGTGAATGAAAACTTTTCCTATTTGTATAAACTGTTACACGCAACTCAGCCAGGAAGAAAATGCTTCAAAGATCAACATTTATATTTAAGGTAGAACAAGGGTAATATATATCCCCTCTTTGTTTGGATGGAGCACAGAAGGAATTGGTCCACTGTCCAACACTGGCATTCTCAAACTCCTGGCCCATCTTCATATATGGGAGAAGGTAAGATTCTACATACAAAAATTTTCTTATCAAAAAGTGAGGAAATGCCACCAACAGGACCCCTCTAGGGAgttcttttaattaaagctgCCTTGGGGGAGAATCAGCGTGGGACTGGGTGTAGGAGGTAGGCTGCTCTTTCGGAcaacagctgctgcagaaatgcaccCACATTCCGCAGGGAATTAGTTCAGTAACTAGTACAAGCCAGGACTATATACCACAGAGAAAGGATGTGGGGAACTTTCCTCCCTGGTTGTTTGAAAGACCTTTCAAACTTCTTTGGCAGCTGCATGTTAATGCATACCTTAGCATTGTcaaataactattttaaaaaacagctacGTTACTATGACTcatataaaatcaaattacagACTATAGCCAAaccactgttttcctttccttgacTTAGAATAGTATAATTAGACCTACATCAACTTCCCTTGTGTATCTTCTCCATTGAGAAGTCATGAGGTAACTGCCAATAGCCCCATGGCTCTTTGAGGTAAGCACAGCTCATCCCTCCTAATTCAGaactaaaaatatcttttataaAGTCATTTAGGCTCCTTTCAAACAGCGTACTCTACCCGATCTTGTAGTGACTTGTAATGACTTATATATAACCCTCGCTTAGTAAAAGCCCTGAGCAcctttttagctttgttttgaagtaaatagaaaaaagatgcgttgttaatttttattgttaatttgAGATAAATACTTCCCAGGTAAATCACCATTAGCAAAGGGTGGTTACCTCATAGTTTTGACACAAGTTAGCAGGGCAAGTTACAAACTATACTCCTCTCATAGCTAGACTcacttgtttaaaacaaacctAAGCTGCCCTCTCTTCTCTAGGATTTTACCTGGACTTATTTAACATAGGTTTAGCTAACTCcaaaacacatatttttttccagcaaaggTACagcataaaatgcatttgccGTACAAAACTAAATGAATGTAATAATTCAGCAATTCCCAGATGGCAAGCATTGCATATAGACAGGCTGGAAGCCCTGACCATGGTGAGGCAATCAGCcaaaaaacacagcacaaagagaaatttaaaaagctgacaGGCTGTCCTCTGGGAAAACTAAGCCTAGTTCAGCTGAAGATTTCTCTTCTAAGTGTACCGTAGTAAGGCTGTGTAGTAGGATATTGCAGTATGACATTAAGAAAAGTCAAACCTGTCTCCTGGTTCTTATGCCACTGAAGTTAAcaggaattttttaatttacctcCAAGACAACAGGGTTATGCCATTaacagggaggggagaggaaaaaagtaattccaGGTTTTGTCATACATGCAATTTGTGAGTCTGTCACCGCTAAGCAAAAAGATGTACAGACACTTACTTTACTCTGTTgcttctagggaaaaaaagccacagctaAACCTGCTTTAAATCACTATAAAAACTGTCAGTTGCCTACTAAAGATGGTCTTTTACTAAGGGATgatgaaaattatattctctTCTTGTGAAATACTTAAATACTTTCAAATGgttgctgaaagcagagaactACCTACTGGAGATTTTTTGCAAGATTGATATTGTTTCTGGTTTGATTTCCATTCTGACTTTCCTTTGTAACTTACATTCCACGTAAGACTTCAGTtgcagtgaaatatttataCAGTCATTTTGGTCTTCCATCATTGCCACTAGACAGGAATGATTTAGGTATTcttcagctgcatttcttcctctgacTATAGAATTGTTGATGTGGATTTCCAGCAGGTAGTAAGTATTATGCTCTACTTCTTCTTTCTCAGAAACCGtagtgaaattaaaatatttataaaaataaataacatcttctgttttcacttcaAGTGAGccttttgcttttggaaataaaaattaaaacaaaactgttatATAACATGTGGTAGACAAAGCGACAACTCTCAGGAAGAACAATAAAGTAAGTTCTCTGTCTCATTTGCAAAAACATACAGTAGGCTTTTACATTATTGACTATGATAAAATGGACAAAAGGATACCATGTAAAGTTACTCTGAACAGATCTGAGGAGTATTGATTAtctatacaaaatatatttccccTGCAAATTATAGCCCCTTTTTTGCTTTACTACCAGCTTCagagcttttcagttttttgttgttttgtcgTCTGTTGTCAAAGGTAACAGACAAAAATCaggctatgaaaaaaaaaaaccctaagtaAAAGCCATATAATGATAGAGATTTGAAGTGTACCTCTAGTCTATCTGCTATCAGTTGCAGAAGGTCCTTGTTTTACTTCCAACCACACAAGCTGTGAGACTTGCACAATGTTAACAAGAAACATAGGTAGGTAAGACATTGTCAGAAGTGTTAGAGTTGTACAGGTATAACTGAGAACAGAGTTTGTCcacatattttttgttttgttattttccacACTTGTTAAGACAGCTATTTTGTAATAAGAAAATGATGCAGTTGGAAAAGAACTGCATTTCTTATATTCAGGACTTGGCCTGTTGCCCATGTTGCTGACAAtgttaggaaagcaaaattcagagACATCCTCTTCCCCAAAAGTTTCCAGATACTTTGCAAGTGTATATGGCACAGAAGGAATACGTTGCTACTGCTCTGAAAAGATGTGGATGTTGCTGAACTCTTCTTTGTATTGCTGTGCCAGTCCTTATGCGGTGCTGCCTTCTATGAAACATGCAAGGCCATTTCTGATACTACATAGTTGTGGATATCATAGACTACAAGCACAAAAATGGTTATTTCTTGTATAGCTGCCATCTGAATAGTTACCATCTTTGAATTAGTTCAGATACTTGCTCACAACCTATCTTCATATAGTATCAGCAATCTACAAactgacatttaaaagcaaattcagtGTAAAAACTGATCAGAAACTACAgctccttaaaaataaattaaatattttagaaaatttagcaagattaaaagaacaaagatgGGGATATAAGAGCATTCATAAAAGCCAGATGGCAGAGGTCAaatttgcaacagaaatattCCAGGTGGCACCCTCCTTCCAGACCAATACAAAGCGCCCTGAAGATAAtgacacacacccccccccacgATTTTATACAAAAtcctcaaagaaaagaaatcagcattttGCTGCCGACATGTTTCACTGACAGCCAGGAATGAACACCACTGAGAATCTGCCATAAAACCTGCATTTTCTAGCCATGCAAAGACAAGCTAAAAAAAACATTGTTCATAGACTTGCGAAGACCATAGAGAACCAGCAGCatattataattttcttttaactacCAAATAAAAACACGTCTTTTATGTTGTAATTAACGACTtgaaaattaagtatttctCTTCCCCTACTTACTTTTTTTAGCTACTGACCCTGATCCCTGGTGGTCAACATTCACATCTCTCTTGGATTCACACTCTGTGTGTTTAGTATGGGACTGTTGTTCCTTCCTGGAGGACTGGCAAATACATGGAATATTTTGGAAACTGGCATGATTTACAATGGCCTTCAGCAAAACAGtctggttttctcttctttgttgcACTGATCTTTTGCAAGAATTGTTAAAAGTACAAAGTGGAAAAGTGGTGGTGTTTGATGAACAGGTATCCATGCATGACACAATTACAGTgttagctgtaaaaaaaaaaaaaagagtactaTATTAGCAAGACAGTCATACAGGACATACGGACAAATACGTGCATGGAAGCATCATGTAACAGATCCTTTAACCATCTTACGATGAAACGCACTGTCTTTCTTGAGGGTTATGGCAGCACATTGAATGCACCAACAagtgagagaaagcaagcacagagtCTTCCCACAACCTAGATGCTGGATTTTATTGCTGAATTGTATGAAATCTCTTGTAATAGTAACTTGAATTTGTGGTGGTATCTAGTCACATTCCTGTTTCAAAGCTGCTCCGATTTGATTGTACttgaaaagaagatgaaagcaCTCATGTTTGGAGAGGGAACTTAGCCCTGGAACTGTGCAGTTGCAACGCACCAGTGCAATTATGTTGTAAAATAGCTATAATCAGAACGAAAACTTCCTTTCCAATGACACTGAAACCACACAgtgaaaatacacagaaacGCTGCCGAATCCTCAGACCACACCCTTCATGTTCTCTTATATTCAGTCAACAAACACAAATCTTAATTATGACCATTGGTTTTGGTATTCGTAGTCAAATTTCAGTATTAAACTACTGCAGCTAGAGTACATTAATGCAGTTCTGGCAAGTAGCAAAAAACACATAGAATTAATTATTAATGAGTGTTATTTTAGCTGTCTTCCACATTGAAGCAGGGCTTTATTGTACAAATCGTGCATTTTTACTTGAGTTAACTTTGAACTgttttttcaatattaaaaaaaaattaagaataaaaagctTCTGGGAGCCCAAcatgaaatatgtatttacGAATACAAATAACCACTTCCTGGAGTTGACACAGTACTAACCTATAGTTTTGTAGCTGAGCTTCCAATTCTAGTAGTACTCTTGCATCTCTATGAAGAGGAAATTTTGCATCTAACTCCCATTATGAGTAATTGGAGTAATATGTTCATAAATCCTTATGTATAGAGAGAAAAACATAGCCTTTAATTGCTCCAGTGCTCAGCTGCAATCTGACAGCTTCAACAGGCCACCTGTGCTCACATAGCAGCAGGCTGACCTCAGAAACGGTTCAGTGAAGGATTTCAGACaggatacaaaaataaaagccaaaatctAACGCCAAAGTCAGTTATCTTCACTTTACTAACATTACATCAGAAAGTCATAAACTCcttataaaacataataaattgaaatgtaaaatacacATCCTATGcaggtaagaaaataattaattttaatacaaaaaggaaaaatgtcaagaCAAAATTTAGGGCTTGATCTTTCCCTGAGGCaagtcaaaacattttcctcaaaaTGCTTACAATCTGACCCACGCAACCTGGAGTGGAGCAAGCTCTTGAGGTCAAATTCTTCCAGCTGAAGGAGGTGTTTTGTTCAGAGCTTCTCTGTGGAGATGAGCCAGGAGCAGAAATTGAATGCTTATTCTGCTCTCATGGCAAGGTGTGTGTGCATCTGGGCAACCAGTCTAAAACCACTGCTACAGCTCTCAAGGTCAACTAATGGTAATTCCCTACCATACCCCTTTCACCAAGAAATTTGTACGTGGACTTGGGAATCCGCTGACTGTGCTGTGCCAGCAGTCTATGTACAGCACTATGAAGTCCATTTTGGACTTCACACACGGCTAAACAGGCTCCAGAGCTTCCTGTGAGCCACGTTGTAGATATGTAAAAGGCATGTTATCTGAGTGGAAAAAGTTTAAATGCTGTCTTGTTAGGGAGAGTGCTTACCATCCTCTTGAAAGATCTCTACTGAGAAAGCCATTCAAATTACGATCTAGCATCagtaaactttattttcttccagctcaCAGGACTGTGGACTTTCTAGGGAGGGATACATATTGTTGAACACTGTAAGTAGGGCTGCAAAAAGACTAGACTTTCCCAGTGGATTACATGGCAGACAGAGAGCTGTACCCACAAGAGGCTTGCTCCTTACTGCAGGACTGGGAAGCACTCTCCCAAATGTAAACATCACTAGAAATGTGGAAAGGGTTTTGTGAAATAAGAGGATCACTGAGTTGAAACCATGCAAAGTATCTCTAGGAAACTGCTGTATATTCAAAGATCTGTAACCCGTATGCTTAATGTTAGGAAGTTCTGTGATTACAAAATTCCTTTATTAAGCCTCTATTTACAGGGTGTTTTTCCATAGAAAATCCAattccattaaaatgaaattattcacTCTGATGTTTGACAGTAAGgtcaatgtttttttctggtaataGTCATGTCATTGTTTATTTGCATAGTCTCTGCTAGCAAATACTTTGATTACTTCTGTATGGAGGTAAAACATTAATTATTCCAACATCTTAAACTGACTCATCAATTTTATGATATTCGAAACTTATGACAGCTTACCAAGTTTGATCATTTATAACCTATAAAAACCTATAAATTATATTCTAGTTACTGTCATGTTTATTCTTTGTggttaatgaaaacagaaatgtaaatataagTAACCTAATCTGGATATATtttgatattaatttttttttcagaaaattatgcttcataaataatttatttcatgatGCCTGGGAATACACACCATTTGTCAAAGAGACGCTTTTTATTATAACATTTATCTATTCAAAAGCTTACTTAGGAATGGATGTGACAGaactattttaatattaatttatttatggaTTTTTAAGAAAGCACTGAATGCATAACTTCCACAcatatattttgcattcatCCTAAATCCAGTATTGACCTTTAGGATCACCAAGATGTATTTGggatttatgttaaaatatttgcttcacTCAGTTACACCTATTCCGCTCTACTTTTTGTCAGATTACCACTCCATATCTCTTTCACAGACAGTATCTCATACCAGATAGTAATTGTATGAAGTTTTATAGACATTTAAGTATAGAAACtcagaaaaagttattttttaagacATCAGTACCTGCTATAAAAGAACATACGTATTTTAACTACTCTCTTCATGATGAAGATAGTAAAAGTACAGTTGCATGGAAACAGTTACCAAAAATTTTGCAATGTATGTAAATGAATGACAAACTCCTTTCAAATGACCACATATAATTAACTCTGTTGGTTAaaaatctaatgaaaaaaatctatacgCTTTGCAAAGTCCATATGAGTACTGCATCCTAACCATCGCTTTTAGGAAAGCATGTGCCAACTTTTCAATTGCAATCAGActttagaataaataaaaggctattttaaaagctgatcaCTCACCTTCatggattttgaaaaattcaggtaaacataaaataaacatggTAATTATTCCAAGTACTAATCTGAAGAGTTCTGAttttctcaaaagcaaacacatgTCACTGAAGCACTCCCATCTAGCATAGTGGTGGTGACTTCCTTCCTGGTTTAGCTTTTAACTTAGTGCAGACTTTATGCAAAATAACGTctattcatttcctttttctaatatgacttttctttttacttctcattACGTTAAGTTGTAGAGAGCCAAGTTCTGTTCTTTCATTGGCATAGATGAGGATGATTCAAATGAATATATCTTCATATAACATGAAGATAAAACTCATGTACCACGAcgaaaataagagaaaaatcatgcatagaaactattttattcatttgaaGCAGTTTTGTTTTAGGAACATCACCCCCTAATGGCCACTTTCATATACCTTCTAAACAGTAAATAAATCATCTTTGTGAAGGAATTTTGTTCTCATTTGGccaagaagatttttaaaaaatgagtcaGGCCCTCATTATAAAAATGAGGCAGAACCACAAGTCAGATATGgagattttattgttttatttacatacatACGCATTGGGGTCAGGGGGAAGATCATTTTATGTAATACAGAATCTTTAAGACTTTAATAGACTGTTAATTTGATCATTACAACAAAGTTTCTGATCTGGCAAATATCTGATGTACTAAGTACAATGAACTGAGTGTGAGATGTTCGTATTATCATTGCTGCTGTATTCTTAAAAGACAACAGATGCGTTGCCAATCTGTACAGAGTCTTCAGTGTGTATGTTACTATCCTTTACACCACAAGAAGACTGGATAGAGCCATTACTATTCCTATACATTGTAGTCACAATTCTTCAGCTAAACTTTCCAGTTGAAAAAGTGAAGTCTTTCATTCTGACAACCACCATGATATTCCATAAATTCTTCTTACAGATGAGACTGcaaagaacatttctga
Proteins encoded in this window:
- the TMEM156 gene encoding transmembrane protein 156; its protein translation is MCLLLRKSELFRLVLGIITMFILCLPEFFKIHEANTVIVSCMDTCSSNTTTFPLCTFNNSCKRSVQQRRENQTVLLKAIVNHASFQNIPCICQSSRKEQQSHTKHTECESKRDVNVDHQGSGSVAKKTKGSLEVKTEDVIYFYKYFNFTTVSEKEEVEHNTYYLLEIHINNSIVRGRNAAEEYLNHSCLVAMMEDQNDCINISLQLKSYVEYPMCMTKIIWLTMIPVVFVFTISIVIYKIVQENEQNSDCKHRVATSVSTILRRKGCRHARRTVSAAKIHPFPVVKTSKQQIPLAAQTTKILPIIPEQEHCHVGASAVEESLSRLSSSKTPTQTTEDTDYAGKTVKQNILAKAHTKRTQEREKDYS